AATGTGATGTgacgacacacaaacaaacatcagggCCTTGGAAatgcagcagtgtttttattgGTCTCTTTGTACcggactgaaatatctcaacagctgttCCCATAAAATACTGTAGTCACAGTCATGGCTGACTGGTGTCCGCCCCTCACTCCTCctgtagcgccaccatgaggttcaCATTTGGGATTTTAAGTAAACTGACTTGGTAACTATTGAGATGGGTCGTTTTAAAATCcattcaatttttttatataaaatactcTTGTTTATGTAGAATATATGATAATCACACCAAGACATTCAGATTTAAACAAACGTTCCCAAACCCTTAAAGTCCAAGCAGCTCTAAGGTTGTTAAAATCATATTATTATGACAATAGCATATGTTGTGTGCagtgttgtgtctttttcctgttgttgtgaacaacTCTGACcaaaaacatttcctgtgaCATTGTTCGTatgtgaaaaacaatatcatcGCATTTCATGTCCAGGAATTTGTATGGCTCGTACCAGGAAACTACTAACAGCAATAAAGAAAGATTGGaatcattcaaattaaatgaacaaTTTTATCAATGTTTGTATCTTACAACCTCAGGACAGGGTGGTTCAAGGAAgtaactttcaaaataaatcaattttaaCTGACTTTCCTGcacgtacacacgcacacgcacaacacacgcacacacacacacacaacaagccACCCATATTGGCTGTGGCAGACACTGGCATCAGGCCTGTTGCTTAGTAACCAGCACTGTGCTGGATGCTGGCACTGCTGTCCTCTCGGTGGACGGAGGAGAATTCAGAGACCACTATTGTTATGCTGTCGGgtgaagacacacagacaaacacacacatttccacagaCGCCCTTTacacaaacacctgcaaagtcaaaatacacaaagtcGTCCCCCTTTGCACATAGAGAAACTTTCATGGATCTTTCTTTTTAAGCCTGTTGCACTTTATCCAGATAAAATTGGGCTCTAGTAAGCTCAGCTCACTTAATGAACCTctttgttgtctgtgtgttcttCTGCACACAGCTCCACAGGCGGATCTACCAGATGCAGGTGACGGTCCCGGCCTCAGGCCTCAACAGCTTCAACTACTCCTTCTCCTACCTCTGCCTCCCGGACGACAAGAACGTCTGCATCATTGATGACATCATCCGCGCCATGGAGGAGATCCAGTCAGCTCGCACCTCCAACATCTCCGCCCCGGTCCTGCGGTACCCGATCACGCAGCTGGCGGACGGGCGCCAGGCGTACATCGGACACCAGCTGGGCGGGGTGCAGGGGTGGGGTCCCAGCGGGGCGGTGCGAGGTCTGGGGACAGGGGGCAAAGGCGAAGGTGTGCGCTCTGCTCGGGCGCTGCAGCTCACCTACTACCTCCAAGCCCGAGGCGGCCTCATGGACCGGGTGGCCGGCCAATGGGAGAAGGCCTTCTGTGCAGAGTTGCAGCACTTTGCGGCGTTGCACCCGAAGCTGGGGCTCTacccctccacttcctcttctctgagGACAGACTTCCAGTTCTCGTCAGTGCTGGCACATCGCCCCCTGTTGGTCAGCTTGGGGGCGTGCGGCGTGTTGGCCGTCCTCTGCTGCTCTATGAGGGACTGTGTGAGGTCCAAACCCTGGTTGGGACTCCTGGCTttgctgtcaatcacactgtcgGGCCTCACTGCTGCTGGGATACTGAACCTGACCGGGGCCACCTACAACTCCACGTACCTGGGGATCCCCTTTGTCATGCTGGGTGAGTTTCAAACGGATATATTTTCTGATGgttaaacaacaaataaataagcaaCAACGAcataaaagcagagaaaaatcaCAGAAAAGCGAAGCTGCTACATGACAGACCGACTGTGGTTCTGTTTTTAAGTCCCAGACTGTCTGGGGTCTGCTCTCTCAGCACCTGTGACGGGTCCTGCAGATGCCAGCCTCAGGCTGAACGCCATTTCAAAGTCGACACATCATCAATGTGACTGACAAGTGGTTTAGTCGGTGAGGGGGAGGCCGGTTTtctgacagggagagaaagCTCAAACTGAAAAGGTTCTGAAAATCAAAGTGGTTGAGTTGGAGCCAATCCAGAGCAGAAGATTTTCCACTCTGTGCGTTGTTTGACTTTCAGAACAAAGTGATTTAAACGTTTTATAATTTGATGTTTCTATCTGCAGCAACATGACGAATTGGTTTGTGAATGCCGTCCAAACCGCTACAACCAGAATTGGACTCAGTAAAGCGCATATTCACCAAAGGCACTAACTCTTagtgttaaataaattaaaaaagctttaGCCCCCTTTGCACCATTGTGCAGATCCAGgcttaaatgaaatgaaatgggtttttcctatataaagatggacatcttcccaaaagtgaagccaaagtgtctcaatcacctggtggctggctgcagtataggtcataaatagAAAATGAGGGATATTACTCAGGGATGGCTCctaattttcagtttttgctTGGCAGTTGCATAAATgatgaattgagaaagaaaATCGCCAGGTTAAGTAAACATGGATGTTAACAATAAagatttctaaatatatatatatgttttaattggCTTTGTTTATATAAACTGCTTTTAAACAGCAGACAGAAGAAGTCATGATGCAGTAAATATAATATGATCAAACGAGGAGTAAAGTGAAAACGCATGTGAGGGAGTACAGGCAGTTTATCTCGAGTGCATAAATACTACACACTGGGATGTGCTGTGCGTAGCTGCtaatacacacatgtagtcTATACCATAATTACTGTGtaatgtggaggaggaaaagctGCTGTTACAGGCTTAAAATAACCGTAGAGTGAACAGAGGAAACATGCggaaaagagatgaagagggggGTTTGATGGAATATCACTCCAAACGGGGGCTGAGATACAGATTCTCTGAGCAGAAAATGAAGTTaggaggaagacgagcagaCGGGGACTGGGGTGGTTTCATAATGCCGGTgggcagaaagaaaaaggtgggaggaagtgtgaggagaggaaaaaaagacaaatgtgctGGATTACTGTGAAAGATAAGAATAAGAGGAGGTCGTAAATGAAGATGTGTTTTAAGACTTATTAATTTGCAAAGCTGGTTCCAAACATAAATAGATGTTAATGTGGTGAATAGTAAACCGCAGCCAGGGTGGGGAATCCTTTTTCCTTCTGAGGGAGTCATAACttaattattgaacacatatatcacactaTCCTCTCTAAAGTGAAGGCTGAAGCTGCTCAGGTTTGTGTCCGATGTCAaatgatagtgatgatgatgctactcacAGCTGGTTTTTAGCCCAAATCGAGTTTTTCAATCAAAATCCTCTCCCGGGGTGGAGCCGTGTATCGATCGCAAAGACAACAGTTCCTCCCTCGTATCAAACTCTGCAGTGATCCCACGTACAAAGATGACTCGTTGGGCTGTGTTTGTTGCATCTGTTGTTTCATCACAGGCCAGAGACAATTCCGAGTtgcatgttttttgtatttatgaattgccTCACAAGGCAGATCCAACTCTTTtgcacacgcacgcgcgcaagagatctgcagactttctcGGCTGCACCCACGCCCGAAGTGTTGTTATGTTAAGCCTCTGCTAAGGTGTTAAGTGTTTTGCCATGGCGAGGtcaatagagagagagagggggagggagggggaggtaCTTGTGTCACTGGTGACTCACGGGTGCCATGGCAACCACCGACGAGGCAACCATTAAAAACCATCTGCTTCATGCATATTAACACGTATGTGCCTGCACATGAGAGTGGACGTCTTTACATGAGATGTCGACCGACAAATGGGAATTGACGTTTCCAGATGTTACCTGGTTAGAAGCTGTAAATCTGTATATTCATCAAAGCAtagttttcaaaatgtttagCTTTATTCATGTAGAACTGGGAATAAGTTGTATTactatgctgctgctgctgcaatggTTAAAATCCTCAAAGTCAGGAGAAAACAGCATTTCCATGGTGGGTAACTTCTGTCGtttcacatatttacagttgCGGTGTGACATATAAAGAACAGGCTCAGTTCCACTTCCACTTCCTTGTGCTACGTAGAACGAGGCCAAAAGGGATCAATCaaaagaaatgtagaaaaagaaaTCGGGTTGGTTGGAAATAAGCTCGGATTTATAGCGCTGTGGTTTCTGAGGAACAACTTTGATtttgaggatttattttttcttgttaTTCCCACAAAACCACTGTGTGCTTTGGAGAGAAATGTTGAACATTGAGGTTAGCGTAGCATCAGTTAGGGACGTGTGTAGAATCAAGCAGCAGCTACTCTTCAAGGAAATGCACAGCTGCCTTTAACAAATCTTTTAGTTgttatttaaagctgcatttatagtttttttttggtgcaaCAAGTCggaaacacaacactgacatatcaTCACATGTCAGGAAGCAGGTGCTGGGTTTACGCATCCATCTAAGTACGAGTTACTCCAGTGTGTGAGTCAATGAGCTTAAAGAATCAAAAATGCTTGTTAGCTCTGAGGGAAACTGCCAAGTCATGGACCTTTGCATTGAGTTTTCGCTGCGTGACTCCATTTAACGTAAGGAGATGATTTTCTACGTCCAAAGTGCTTGTCGGATGGCTTCGGAAATTCGTTTCACCCGTCTCTTTCCCAGTGATGGATTAGGATAATCTCTTTAACTCTAATTCTATCAGCTCCtgttataaaaatattgattatgtgcagatttaaatttataaatacataaaagtcACCCTTGAGTAATTTCGTCTGGGTACATCTGTAATAAAGCACAACCCTCCGATATAaatcctccatctctctttctgtttcccgTCAGGTCACGGGCTCTTCGGCTCCTTCGAGATGCTGTCGTCGTGGAGACGGACACGGGAGGACCAGCACGTGAAGGAGCGCGTGGCGAGCGTCTTCGAGGATGTCATGCTGCGGTTCTCCGGCTCCACCATGCTCCACCTGATGACCCTGGGCCTGGCCGCCTCGCCGCTCACCAACATGGAGGCCGTCAGACTGTTCTGCCGCACCGCCGCCTTAGCCGTCACCATCAGCTATGTTTACATGTTGTCCTTCTACAGCTCCTGCCTGGTGTTCACCGGCTACTTAGAGACAGGATACCGACATGGCTGCTTCTGCCGGAGAGTCCCGAAACCGGACCGGCTGGACTCTAAACCGGCCTGGTACAGGTGTCTGATGTACACCCGCTACCAGGACGAGACTCAAACCACCAACGCACCACACGGGGtcgcacacagtcacactcacccACCGAATCCCAacctgacgcacacacacgcacacacgcaccctCACACCGGAAACAACCATAACTCACACGGACACGAACATGTGGAAAACACCACGCACGTACATCCGCCCTCTcacgtctctcacacacagtccaCGGTCAGCGCAGAGCCTCATCCTCAGGACTCTCACCTTTTGCTGGGGTGCGTGAGGCGTTGCTATGGAGACTGGATCACAAACACTTACGTCAAAccctttgtggttctgctgtacCTGGTTTACATCTCCTTTGGATTGATGGGCTTTCTGCAGGTGaagcgcacgcacgcacgcacgcacacacacacacacacacatacacacacacacacacagacacacacaccatcagaaATGTTCTGCTCAGTCTGACACTAACACTTTCTGTCGTCAACAGGTGACGCAGGGTTCGGACCCCAGTGCGCTGGTTGCCATGGATACAACGACAGTATTGTACACCCGTGCCCAGCAGCGATATTTCAGCTCGTACTCCCCCGTCATTGGATTTTATATCTACGAAAGCGCCCCCTACTGGAATGCATCAGTGCAGCGGGACCTGCTGGAATACGCCAAAGGCTTCCAGAGAATCAGCTGGCTGGAGGCGTACCTGAACTACCTGTCGGACCGCAACCAGTCCACCAGCCAGCCGCGGGAAAACTTTACCCACACACTCCGCCACGCCTTCCTCCACGAGCCGCAGTTCGCCCACTTCGCAGACGACATCATATTTGCCGAGCGCGGTCAGGGCGAGGAGCCGGACGTGGCCGCGTCGAGGATCTTCCTGGTGGCCAAGACGACGGAGAACAAGCGTGAGGAGATGTCAGTGCTGCTGGACACGCTGCGGCGCTTGTCACTGACCTCGCGCGTTCGCTTCCTAATCTTTAACCCCTCCTTTGTCTACCTGGACCGCTACGCTGCAGCGGTGAGCTCCCCCCTCAGACACTCACTGCTGGCGGTGCTCTTCCTGTTGGGTCTGTCCTCGCTGGCCGTCGTGGAGCCGCTGGTCTCCGTCTGGCTGGGCCTCACCCTGCTCTCCGTGCAGTTCGGCGTGCTGGGCTTCATGACCTTATGGGGCGTGGAGCTGGATTGCATGTCCGTGTTGTGTCTGATCTCGGCGTTGGGACACTCGGCGGACTGCAGCGGGCCCCTCCTCTGTGGCTTTGCCTCGGGCCGGGGCGAGAGCAGGACTCGCTGGGTGAGAGTGGCGCTGGAGAGACACGGAGTTCCCTCTCTACAGACGCTCATCTGCTACAGCGCCGCCCTGGTGCCTGTTGGCTCCGTGCGGTCCAacctcacacatacactgttCCGCTGCCTCACCCTCACGGCCGGATGCTCGGCGCTGCACACGCTGGCGTTCCTGCCcaccctcctcaccttcctGCCCCCCTCCAAGACCCAGGGCCAAGGGCCTGGAGGAGAGGGGCCGAGACAGGAGGTGGAGTGCGTGGAAATGAACGACAGCACACGAGTGGTCGACCAGATCACCACAGTCTGATCATACGgtggtgttgtgttttcaggcccctggttgccatggtgactggTGAGCGGTTGATTGTAGTAGCCGCCGTGCACACTGCAGACAagaatgaagagaggaagaaaggaggaggaagaatagAGTGTGAAGGTcgagagagaagtgaaggagaGTAGGAGGCCAGTAAAACAACAGACAGGTTTCCAGCGCAGTGTATCCATGGTTACCTGCTTGTTGCTAGCGCTGTGTGGCATGTTAATGAGGCTTGTTTTCTTAAGTAGCCAATCAGGAGTCGAGGATCGGCTGAGGCCAGGCCCCTGGATGTGACCCCACGACAGAGAAAGTGTTGCACTTTTCGCTCGTCTCCAAAACTTTGCTTTGTATCCGATCACATTGTTTGGCTCCTGCTTTCTGTCCACATTATCAAGTTGCACAAGTTCAGCTACAACGACATGAGGCAATCATCTGTATAACTCCagtatttctactttaattctggacaaataaaatcaaatgaaggAAACTTGGTCTTCAGCTGTGATGTTTTGAACAATCTTGTATTTTTGGATGAAAAGGTGTTTTGTCTAAATCATTTATTGCGTTTTTAATGATTCTAATgagattttatttgattttcatgaAATATGTGTCACATACGAACATCCTGCCGTCACCACCTATACTTGACATggattggtttgtagatgggcGTGCGTCTGACATCGGCaactttttaataaataaaattaataaaccTACTGTAACATGATGCTATTACTACCAGCAACATTAACGTTGTGTAAACACAATGGAAACAATCCTACGAGACACTTCctattctttttcttcttctattatttaatgatttctcaacttcctgcaactGATCCAAAAGTCCGAACTTTCCCAAAAAAGTGTGTTTTCTCAGTGCAAACAAAGCAAATCATGGGTCAGTTTGATGCGAAGTGAGGCCACCTCTTCAGGTCAGATGAAATCTTGGTGCGTAGGTCCGGACTGTAGCCTGGGGCgcttttcacacctgttattttggttgcGACACCAAACAGACAAGTCAGaaggtccggaccaaacaaCATGGGTGTGAAATCGCCCTGAAACCATCATTACTCCAGATTCTTTAGTCCAAAGCGACTCGCAGCAACTAAATCGGAGCGAGAGCTATGGATCTCATCCAAAACTGGGAAAGCATCCAATCAGAACATTGCTGACAAACCAAAAAACCACAGCATAATTACAAGAAGCTcgtttaaaaaatgcaaaatcATCAatacaatgttattatttttcgATTCTTTTCTCCATCCAGATGTGAAGATACAGATGGACGTGTTATTCACCGTGTATGTTTGATCAATGAGTTTGTGGTGACACACTTTGCCTCAGCGCTGTAAATTCATTAGCTTGTTTTAATGGTTTGAGGAACCAACAACCGATGGAAGTGCTGTTCTCTTTCATCCTCCTGTGAATGTCGCCCCCTGAAGCGAAGGAGCTTGTtgccttttttcttcctgaatgCGTCTCGGTGGCTGAAGGTCTGTGTGTGGGAGCGCTCGCTATTGTTGATCCACGCTCCTCCCTGACACTCGGCTGAATGAAAGTATTGTTCAGGCTCTAAGCAGGCGTCACAGCCTGATGGTTTTCTTTAAGAGCACGTGTGTGAGCTTCAAGGTGAAGGGATCACCAGCTGTGGGCTGCATCACCCTTGGTTCTTATACAGGGCTGATGCAGCTCTTTATAAATATAATCCACACACAGAGTCGGCTGCTCTACTGTGAGAAAAACATGAACTTTCTGTGCTTTTTGGAAAACGTCTTCATTGCACAACGAGCTGTGACAAAAGAATTCCAGGCCGTGAAGTAATCGGGAAGTGTTCTTTAACTAGCAATCTTGAACTAATGACCCTTTGGTTCAAACTAATGATTGAGCCCTCAGGCGAGAAACAGGATTGAGAAACCACTGACACCTCCCACGCGCTGTCACTCCTGTTCCCTGCTGCGTCCACTGTTTGGTTTCACAAGTACAGTCGTAGAGATGGATCGTGAGACAACAGGCCTCTGGGTGCAGCACGGAACAGACACGTGAAAGGTCACCGCATCGGAACAAGACACCCGGACGGAAAGGGACACAAAGTGACTACAAATGACATCCTGcgtgtctgttgttgttgtattaaGTGTCTTTGTGGCTGTTTGTCAACTCTCTGtcttcattttgtgtgtgcttgtccTTGTCTCCTTGCGTCTCCTTTGGCTCACTTGAAAAAAATTCCTTCCAATTCTGGCCTCAGGAGGCACATATGCAAATCTATAATGTGCTCTGACAAAGCGTCACCTTTTCTGGATTGTATCGCTGCAACCAAACCGCAATGAGTTTGAATAATTTGCCGTCTGCCCCTGACACGCTCACACGCACGCTGACGACGAACCCGCCCAGAAGTGCTGCGTCACCGGAGAAGAGCGGCAACGTGCAACGATCTGATACTGTTTTGTCATCCCTCAGTAAAAATGAACAAAGGCTGATACTTGAGCCCCAGTGGAACAAACAGGAACCACTGTAGTCTTcatcgcccccttgtggcagCAAGATGGTCAACACCTCAAATATCCAGTCGCCTTCTCaccacacatgctcacacagtCGTGTCCTCTTCAGCTAAACCTAACATTTAAGACATGTCATCtagaaatgtaatgatttacagACTCCTGTCCCCATAAGGAAAACAAACCACCTTTAT
This portion of the Hippoglossus stenolepis isolate QCI-W04-F060 chromosome 19, HSTE1.2, whole genome shotgun sequence genome encodes:
- the ptchd1 gene encoding patched domain-containing protein 1, which produces MLSSAPGLSGRWERLEPRPRARMLRQVLHAGLRTTFHALGRFVASHPVFFASAPVLLSILLGASFSRYRVEEDVENLLAPKHSLAKIEGNLVDSLFPVNRSKHALYSDLQTPGRYGRVIVTSRKGSVLDPGHLDTILKLHRRIYQMQVTVPASGLNSFNYSFSYLCLPDDKNVCIIDDIIRAMEEIQSARTSNISAPVLRYPITQLADGRQAYIGHQLGGVQGWGPSGAVRGLGTGGKGEGVRSARALQLTYYLQARGGLMDRVAGQWEKAFCAELQHFAALHPKLGLYPSTSSSLRTDFQFSSVLAHRPLLVSLGACGVLAVLCCSMRDCVRSKPWLGLLALLSITLSGLTAAGILNLTGATYNSTYLGIPFVMLGHGLFGSFEMLSSWRRTREDQHVKERVASVFEDVMLRFSGSTMLHLMTLGLAASPLTNMEAVRLFCRTAALAVTISYVYMLSFYSSCLVFTGYLETGYRHGCFCRRVPKPDRLDSKPAWYRCLMYTRYQDETQTTNAPHGVAHSHTHPPNPNLTHTHAHTHPHTGNNHNSHGHEHVENTTHVHPPSHVSHTQSTVSAEPHPQDSHLLLGCVRRCYGDWITNTYVKPFVVLLYLVYISFGLMGFLQVTQGSDPSALVAMDTTTVLYTRAQQRYFSSYSPVIGFYIYESAPYWNASVQRDLLEYAKGFQRISWLEAYLNYLSDRNQSTSQPRENFTHTLRHAFLHEPQFAHFADDIIFAERGQGEEPDVAASRIFLVAKTTENKREEMSVLLDTLRRLSLTSRVRFLIFNPSFVYLDRYAAAVSSPLRHSLLAVLFLLGLSSLAVVEPLVSVWLGLTLLSVQFGVLGFMTLWGVELDCMSVLCLISALGHSADCSGPLLCGFASGRGESRTRWVRVALERHGVPSLQTLICYSAALVPVGSVRSNLTHTLFRCLTLTAGCSALHTLAFLPTLLTFLPPSKTQGQGPGGEGPRQEVECVEMNDSTRVVDQITTV